The DNA window TCGTACTGTGAGAGTACATCGAGCGTCTTGGCGGGAATCGTCTGAATGTTCTTGTGCATGCGAACGGCATGGCGCTGCGTGAAGTAGCGGACTAAGATGGGAATGTCTTCACGGCGATCCCGAAGGGCCGGCATCGTGATCGGAAAGACATTCAGTCGATAGTACAAGTCGCTCCGAAACTCCTTCGCTTCCACGAGGCTCTTGAGATCCCGGTTCGTCGCGGCAACCAAGCGGACGTTTACGCGAAGCGTTTTCGTACTGCCCAGTCGCTCGAATTCCTGTTCCTGCAGGACTCGCAGCAGCTTGGATTGCAGCTCCAGCGGAATGTCGCCGACTTCATCGAGAAAGATGGTGCCTTTGTCCACCAGTTCGAATCGGCCGACCTTTTGGGAAATGGCGCCGGTGAAGGCGCCTCGTTCGTGACCGAAGAGTTCGCTTTCCAACAATCCACTGGGAATGGCCGCGCAGTTGAGTTTTACGAACGTTTGCCGGCTGCGACTGCTGAACCGGTGGATCGCGCGGGCGATCAGTTCCTTGCCGGTTCCGGTTTCGCCCAAGATTAACACGGTGGAGTCGGTCGGCGCGACGATCTTGACTTGCTTGAGCACCTGCTTTAAGGCCTTGCCGTCGCCGATGATCTCTTCAAACCCACGTTCCGTGCGAATTTCTTCTTCGAGATAGAGTTTTTCTTCGGTCAGTTTGTTCCTCAGTTGCGTGATTTCTTGATAGGCTAAGGCATTGGCCACGGCCAAGGCGATCTGCCCGGCGACTTGCGTAAGAAATTCGATGTCCGATTCGGCGAAGGCCTGTTCCTGACGAGACGCGAGGTTGAGACATCCCATGGCGCGATCGTGGGCGACGAGGGGCAGGCAACAGAGCGACTGGAAGCCCTTTTCAATTAACATCCGAATTACTTGATGTCCATAGCGCTGCAGTTCCTCCAGGTCGTTGATCACCACTGGCCGCCTTGTCCGTAAGGCAAGGGTGGCCGGCGTGGCTGCGTCGCTCCCCACAAATCCTTCGAACAGCAACCCGGGATTATCTGGAAAATCCAACGCATGCAGGCGGAACAGCTGGTTGACCTCGTCGTAAAGGATCAGAGAGGCATATTCTTGTGGCACGATCTCTCGCAAGCAGGCGCTCACTGCTTGCAACACCTCGGGCAGATCCAGCTGTGAGACCATAGCGTTGGTCATCTTCAGGAGTAGGTGGAACCGATCCCGCTCTCGCTCCGTCTCCTTCTGTGACAAGGATGCCGCTTCGCGGTTCAGCACGTTCTCGACGGCCACCGCCACCTGCTTACCCACGTGCAGCAAAAACCCGATTTCGCATTCGGAAAAAGCCTGCTTGCGCACACTACTGAAACTCATAGCCCCCAATTGGCGCACTGCGGTGGTCAAGGGGACGTAGCAAAACGAATTGATGCCGTCTTTCCGCATCAGCTGGACTACCTGGGGCCAGCGCGACTCCTGCGAGAGATCCGGTACCAGCAAAGGTCGTTGCGTTTGCCAGACAAGCCCGGCTGGTAACTCGTCCACAGAGAGAACATGACCTCCGGTAATGTCGACAGGGACATTGGCTTGCAGGGTATGGAGGCGCATGGCGTGACGTTCGGCGTCGTACAGGGACAGGCCCACGAAATTTGCGTCGACCACACGGGGCAGCAACATCGCGAGGTCCCGATAGAGGGAGGCCAAATCGCTGTGAACGGAAATTGATTCCGCAACATCAAGCATCGTTTCGAAGTGAGACTGGTATCGGGATTCGAGATGTGGCGACTCGTCAGCCATCAGCAGACACGAGCACAAGAGACAACGGCTTTACCTCAGACTGGGCCTGCGGCCACCACTATAGCAATCATACTGGGCTCAATGCATCTGTGGGTTGGCGGAAGATCATTGGAAACTCCGCCGACTCGCAGTACCGGGGATGAAGGCTTTTACAATCGGCAGCGATGTCGCTCCACGCTCGGCTATCGGTTCCTCACCGAGTTCGAGGCAAGGGGGGCTGTCGCGTAACGCGGTGTCGGCGAAATTGAGGCGGAGGCACACTAGGACACTGTCACTAAGCTAAGCCCGCTCGCTGGAACGGATCGAGCGCCGGCTTTTCATCACAAGTCAAGGAAGTGACGCTTTCGCTTTAAGGTCTCAATTCCGCAATAGCGAACTTTTTCTTCCCAACCTTAAGACGGCGCTGTTGATGAAGTTCAAACGTGATTAACTTATCAGGATTTGTCTCCTTCACGCCGTCTACTTCAATTCCACCTTGAATGATCAATCGCCTCGTTTCACTGCCGCTAGAAATCAAACCAGTTTTCACAATCAACTTGCTTAGCCTGATCTGACCGCACGCTTGATCTTTCTCCTGCATATCATTCAGTTGCAATACTACGTGCACATCCGGCTTATCTGGAAACTCCTTAGCTTGAAATTTCTGTTGAAACTCAGTTCGTGCCTGCTGCCCGGCTTCTGTTCCGTGATAACGCGCGACGATCAGTTCAGCGAGCGCCTGTTTGGCTTCCATTGGATGGATGGCTTTGACTCGGTCCAGATCTTCCGTCGTCAGCAGTTCGTAGTACCGATACATGAGTGTGTCGCTGATGGACATGACTTTTCCGAACATATCGCCCGGCTTGTCTTCCAGCGAGATATAGTTTCCGACGCTCTTGCTCATCTTCTTGACGCCATCTGTTCCTTCCAGCAACGGCATCGTAATCACGACCTGGGATTCCTGGCCATGGTCCCGCTGTAATTCACGCCCCACCAGCAGATTGAATTTTTGATCCGTGCCACCCAGCTCCACATCGGCCTTGAGCACGACGGAATCGTACCCTTGCACCAGTGGATATAGGAATTCATGGACGCTGATCGGCTTCTGTTCCTCATAACGTTTATGGAAGTCGTCCCGTTCCATCATCCGTGCGACTCGATAATGCGCGGCCAGCTGAATGAGCCCCTCCGCCGACATTTCCTTCATCCATCGACTATTGAACTCAATCAGGGTCTTTGCCGGGTCGAGAATCTGGAAGATCTGCCTCTGGTAGGTCTTGGCGTTGTCCTGCACCTGCTCCTTGGTCAACGCTTTACGAGTCTCGGATACGCCGGTGGGATCGCCGATCATGCCGGTGAAATCGCCGATGAGGAAGATGACTTGATGACCGAGATCTTGAAAGTGCTTCAATTTATGAATCAGGACCGTATGTCCAAGATGAAGATCCGGAGCCGTTGGATCGAATCCCGCCTTGACGCGCAACGGGCGACTCTCGGCAAGGGCCTTCTTGAGCTTCGTTTCCAACTCGACCTGCTGAATAACCTCCACAGTGCCGCGCTGGATCAGTTCTAGTTGCTCGTTTATCGCCTTCATCGTCTAGGTTTGCTCCGTCACTACTAGAATTTTTCCGTCGAGACGGCCACTAAGGGTTTGAGGCGATCAAATGTTTTTGCCCCAATCCCTTTCACTTCACGGAGATCTTCAACCGTACGAAAGCCTCCGACTGATGTGCGAAAAGCAACCACCCGTTGCGCCATTACCGCTCCGATTCCTGGCAAGGACTCAAGCTCATGAGTACTCGCATGATTGAGGTCGAGACGGGAATGGATCGCTGCTTTTGATGGCTCCCTCTGTGCGACAGCCTTCATGCTCGGACCCTGTACATTCCGATCAGACGAGCCGGCAGTCCTGTTTCCCCGCGCTTCCAATTCAGTAGCTTGAGAAGCGACGATCGGGTTCTCGATTCCTGGTGGAATGTCTTGAACCGTCGGGTATGGAGCCCATCGGACCCAGATAACCACACCGATGGTCATGGATAACATACCGAGTTTCAGAAGCAGGGATTTGATCACACACCTATCCTTTTCCGAATAAAGTGAACGGCACGAGCCTCAACGTCTTCCACCGCTCCATCATACATACCCTGAGCAAGTGTTGGATGAGCATGAAGTCTTAGGTGAGCATGACACAGAATGCCAAATGTGGAAGTTCAGGTTGAGGGTGAAGAAGCCCGTAGGGGAAGTAGGAGCTTAGTGTCAACCTGAGGTTCAACCTTTCTTCTGGTCGGCGAGAAATGCTTCGTACTGCGAGGCCGTCATGAGTTGATCGACTTCCCCAGGATCGGCAAGCTCGATCACCGCGATCCACCCTTTGCCGTATGGGTCGGAATTCACCACTTCAGGATGATCCTTCAAGTTGGTATTGATCCGGCTCACCGTTCCGCTTACCGGCGTATAAATCGTCGATGTCGTTTTCGTCGATTCAACTTCGCCGATCTGTTGACCGACCTTGACCGAGATGCCCACTTTCGGCAATTCCAGAAAAACGATATCGCCTAAGGCATCCTGCGCGAAGTCGCTGATGCCCACGGTTGCTTGTTTCCCATCGAGGCGAATCCATTCATGCTCTTTGTGAAATCGCAAATCGGATGGAATCATGTCGGCTCCATTTTTGGAAATCAGTGATACAGGTTGAGGAAAGGGAACCTAATTGCTCAGCTTCAAACTTAACTTGACAGATTCTTCCGGATGGTAGTTGGGGCCGACCGACGTTGTCAAGGAACGATCGTACCGGTCAGAGGTGGAGAACGCGAAGAGATCCTCGCGTTCTAACACAGGACGGTCAGTGGGAGAGCTCCATGCCGGGAAAGAAATATCCAATCTCGAATTGCGCGGTTTCCGGCGAGTCGGAACCATGCACGGCGTTGAATTCGATATTCGTTCCGTGCACTTTGCGGATAGTCCCGGCATCGGCTTTCGCCGGGTCAGTCGCCCCCATCAAATCACGGTTCTTCTTGATGGCATTATCCCCCTGCAACACAAGGACGACTGCAGGCCCGGAAGACATGAAGGTGCAGAGACTCCCGAAAAAGGGGCGCGCTTTGTGTACGGCATAAAATCCCTCAGCCACCGGCTGAGACATGTGAATCAGCTTGATGGCGACCGGCCTTAATCCCGCTTGTTCATATCGATGAATAATGTCCCCAATGACGTTTTTCTTGACCGCGTCCGGCTTGATGATGGCCAATGTTCGCTCGCTCATAATCGCTCTATTTCCTCCAGCTAGTTACAACATGCATTCAACGACGCGGGGCATTATAGGGGTGGCCACTTCTACCTTGCAAGCATCCGGCGGCCGTCCGGCAGTACGAGGCTTCGACGCCGATTCAGCTCTACGATCGACGCTCGATCACCACGAACATCCGAAAGGCGAGAAACCGACCCACTCGTTCCAGAGCTTGTTCCAGTCGAAGTATCGGTGTCACCAACCAATCCGGCAGGAAGGACGGATGGTCGAACCCACCGCTGAGTGGGTACGCGAGGCAGGCTAGCCGCCGGGTGTGTTGGACGGAGAATCCCGGATAGCGTGACTGGAAACGAGGTTGATTCCGCTCAAACAAGATCGTCGCAACGGCTTGATTGGCGTCAAACGGTCGCCGGTCAGTCCGCGGAGGCTTGAGGATGAGCGGATCTTCCGAACAATTCGTCGGCTCTGGATGCAACCACCGATAGATCGGCCACGAAACCCATGAGAGGTACGGATCCATGACGATGATCCTGCCCCCAACGCGGAGGGTCCTCAGTGCCTCATCGAAAAAGAGAGAGACGTTTTCAATATGATGCAACGAATCGAACAGGACCAGATTGCCCAGCGACTCGGACTGAAACGGGAGTCGCTGGGCATCTGCAACTACGTTCAACCAGGGTAGTACCACCACATCGCTACAATAGACTCCCGGCACCTGGGCTTTCAGATTGCCCGTGCCTCCTCCGAGCTCGACCGTGCGCCCCGGCACCAACCAAGCGATGATCTCCTCATACCAGTCCTCATACAGCCGTCGGAGTTCAGGTTTCTTCTGCCATACGGCCCGATGCCGATGCAGAATTTCCTCGGACATCACACGGCCTTCAGGCGAAAGAATCCATGGACCGTCATCTTCAGCAACAACCACCCGTGGGCAAATCGCTGGATATTGGTGTTGCCGTAGGCCCTGGCTTGATACCGAATCGGAATCTCCACGATATGCAAATTCAGTTTCGACGCCCCGAACAACAGGTCGAAATCCCCGAACGGGTCGACGTCGCCGAAATAATCCCGATTCGCCACCAATCGTTCGTAATCGCATCGGAGCAGGACTTTGGTTCCGCACAGGGTGTCTTTGATCCGCTGATTCAAGAGCCATGAGAACGCCAGGCTGAAACATTTGTTCCCGATCAGATTGAGCAGACGCATGGCCTGAGCTTCCATGGGATAGACGAGACGACACCCGTTGATGAACTCGCCCTTTCCGCTGGCGATAGCCTTGTAGAATTTCGGAAGAGCTTCCGGCGGCATGGTCAGATCCGCATCCAAGATCATGAGCACGTCACCGTTGGCATTGGCAAGACCTTTGCGCACGGCGTCGCCTTTCCCCTTGCCGTCTTGCACCAGCAGCTTGATATCCTTGCCCGGATACCGGCTCATCAGGCGCCGAACCTCTTCCGGCGTTCCATCGCTCGAATGTCCATCTACAAAAATGATCTGTTGCCGACCGCCGAATCGTGGAATTCGTCTGAGCGCCGCGTCGATATTTCCACGTTCATTCCGACAAGGGATAACGATCGTCGTCGAGTATGGGCGCTCCAGACTCCGGGCATGTGGTCGTGCGATCACGTAGTGGCTCAGGCATAGTGCGCGAAAGCCAGGCAAATAGGCGAGCACGTTGTTGCACAAAGTAGAAAGAATCGGAAGGCGATTCGGCAAGAGCAACCGCCGCTCCACCTTCACCACATCAAAATCGGTCAGGTACAAGAGATTAGAGATGTCAGCCGGCGAGAGCCAACTCTGTTCAGGTTGCGGCATTTTCATGCCGACCTTCTCACAAAGCCGAAGAACCGGCTCCCACAGATAGCTGTAGTAAGACACGATGATTCGTGTGTGAGGCTTACAGGCTTGGCGAAGCCGCCCGAAGGCTGCCTCGACATCGATCAAATGACCGACCAGGTCGGCAAGAATGATTACGTCGAACGTTTCATTAAGCTCCAATGTTTCTGCGTCCCCGACTCGAAACTCCAGCATGGGATGGCGCCGAGATGCCTCCTTGACCATCTCCGAACTCAAGTCGATGCCGACCCCGCGAACTGGCTTCAGGGCGGCGAGCAGAGTGCCCAAGCCGGAACCAATCTCCAATACGTGCAAACCTTCTGGCACGAGGAATCTGACATAGCGCGTCTGATCCTCGTAGTAAGCCTTGGCTTTCTGTTCCCAGTAGATACGCTGACCCGCATAGGCATCAAAGTGATCGCGAATGGCCTGCTTCTTCGTATCCGTCTGAGACAGATGAAACTGACTGATTGTTTGGAACGGAGCGGTGGGCTTTGCAGAAAGTAGTTCCGACGAGGCCGAGGAAGATGAGAGTTCGTATAATGGAGCCGGTTCCATTGTCGCCTCGACACACTAGCTACACTGTGCATCACATGGTATCACCGGATCGACAGGGCTGCACATAATTCCTGGCACTTAAGCATCCACTCGATAGAGCGGATAGACTGAGGATCACCAGGCCAGGCCGGTTAAGGGAGAAGATCTGCGCACCGGAAACGATAGACGCATTCAGAAATATTAGCCCTGCGATATCAACGATCGCATTCGAGGCCATATTGCTTCTGAATCGATTCTGCGACGCCTGGCGGTTCCTTGGTAAGGAGCGCGCAGGTGGTGAAATTGCCGACAACCTTCTTCTGACTCCTATCGACATAAGTCCAATCGACGATCTCCGTCTTTGCAAATGAGTACGATTGCCCCTTCTTGACTGAGCGGATTATCGGGAGATTGTCGATCCGTCCAGACCAGAGATCTCCTTGTCCTTTCAGATTGGAAACCCACAGATATTCTTGCTTGTCGCCTTCGCTCACTCTGACCTTGACCGAATACTGATCGGTGTTCGGGGGCGGCGACCCGGCTTTTCGAAGAAAATCTTCCAAGCCGCTCCGGGCACGTTCCATGGCTTTCTGCATCGCAGGGTCCTCATCGCTCATGTCGACCGCGCTATCCTTCTTGGCCTTATCGGTGAATGATTGCGAGAACGCAGAGGAAGAGAGAAGGAGCGTCAAGAGAGCGACACTCAGCAACACGAGTTGTTTCATACATGCCTCCCAGAGTCTCCAGCGCACCGTGAATAATGATGTGAGCCCACTGTTGTTCGGCCATATTGAGCCTGTCCTAACCGCAATGCAAGATTGTTTACACATTCGGCGTCGTA is part of the Nitrospira sp. genome and encodes:
- the gcvH gene encoding glycine cleavage system protein GcvH gives rise to the protein MIPSDLRFHKEHEWIRLDGKQATVGISDFAQDALGDIVFLELPKVGISVKVGQQIGEVESTKTTSTIYTPVSGTVSRINTNLKDHPEVVNSDPYGKGWIAVIELADPGEVDQLMTASQYEAFLADQKKG
- a CDS encoding glycosyltransferase; translation: MEPAPLYELSSSSASSELLSAKPTAPFQTISQFHLSQTDTKKQAIRDHFDAYAGQRIYWEQKAKAYYEDQTRYVRFLVPEGLHVLEIGSGLGTLLAALKPVRGVGIDLSSEMVKEASRRHPMLEFRVGDAETLELNETFDVIILADLVGHLIDVEAAFGRLRQACKPHTRIIVSYYSYLWEPVLRLCEKVGMKMPQPEQSWLSPADISNLLYLTDFDVVKVERRLLLPNRLPILSTLCNNVLAYLPGFRALCLSHYVIARPHARSLERPYSTTIVIPCRNERGNIDAALRRIPRFGGRQQIIFVDGHSSDGTPEEVRRLMSRYPGKDIKLLVQDGKGKGDAVRKGLANANGDVLMILDADLTMPPEALPKFYKAIASGKGEFINGCRLVYPMEAQAMRLLNLIGNKCFSLAFSWLLNQRIKDTLCGTKVLLRCDYERLVANRDYFGDVDPFGDFDLLFGASKLNLHIVEIPIRYQARAYGNTNIQRFAHGWLLLKMTVHGFFRLKAV
- a CDS encoding helix-hairpin-helix domain-containing protein gives rise to the protein MIKSLLLKLGMLSMTIGVVIWVRWAPYPTVQDIPPGIENPIVASQATELEARGNRTAGSSDRNVQGPSMKAVAQREPSKAAIHSRLDLNHASTHELESLPGIGAVMAQRVVAFRTSVGGFRTVEDLREVKGIGAKTFDRLKPLVAVSTEKF
- the ndk gene encoding nucleoside-diphosphate kinase, with the translated sequence MSERTLAIIKPDAVKKNVIGDIIHRYEQAGLRPVAIKLIHMSQPVAEGFYAVHKARPFFGSLCTFMSSGPAVVLVLQGDNAIKKNRDLMGATDPAKADAGTIRKVHGTNIEFNAVHGSDSPETAQFEIGYFFPGMELSH
- a CDS encoding methyltransferase domain-containing protein: MSEEILHRHRAVWQKKPELRRLYEDWYEEIIAWLVPGRTVELGGGTGNLKAQVPGVYCSDVVVLPWLNVVADAQRLPFQSESLGNLVLFDSLHHIENVSLFFDEALRTLRVGGRIIVMDPYLSWVSWPIYRWLHPEPTNCSEDPLILKPPRTDRRPFDANQAVATILFERNQPRFQSRYPGFSVQHTRRLACLAYPLSGGFDHPSFLPDWLVTPILRLEQALERVGRFLAFRMFVVIERRS
- the tyrS gene encoding tyrosine--tRNA ligase, with the protein product MKAINEQLELIQRGTVEVIQQVELETKLKKALAESRPLRVKAGFDPTAPDLHLGHTVLIHKLKHFQDLGHQVIFLIGDFTGMIGDPTGVSETRKALTKEQVQDNAKTYQRQIFQILDPAKTLIEFNSRWMKEMSAEGLIQLAAHYRVARMMERDDFHKRYEEQKPISVHEFLYPLVQGYDSVVLKADVELGGTDQKFNLLVGRELQRDHGQESQVVITMPLLEGTDGVKKMSKSVGNYISLEDKPGDMFGKVMSISDTLMYRYYELLTTEDLDRVKAIHPMEAKQALAELIVARYHGTEAGQQARTEFQQKFQAKEFPDKPDVHVVLQLNDMQEKDQACGQIRLSKLIVKTGLISSGSETRRLIIQGGIEVDGVKETNPDKLITFELHQQRRLKVGKKKFAIAELRP
- a CDS encoding sigma 54-interacting transcriptional regulator; this encodes MADESPHLESRYQSHFETMLDVAESISVHSDLASLYRDLAMLLPRVVDANFVGLSLYDAERHAMRLHTLQANVPVDITGGHVLSVDELPAGLVWQTQRPLLVPDLSQESRWPQVVQLMRKDGINSFCYVPLTTAVRQLGAMSFSSVRKQAFSECEIGFLLHVGKQVAVAVENVLNREAASLSQKETERERDRFHLLLKMTNAMVSQLDLPEVLQAVSACLREIVPQEYASLILYDEVNQLFRLHALDFPDNPGLLFEGFVGSDAATPATLALRTRRPVVINDLEELQRYGHQVIRMLIEKGFQSLCCLPLVAHDRAMGCLNLASRQEQAFAESDIEFLTQVAGQIALAVANALAYQEITQLRNKLTEEKLYLEEEIRTERGFEEIIGDGKALKQVLKQVKIVAPTDSTVLILGETGTGKELIARAIHRFSSRSRQTFVKLNCAAIPSGLLESELFGHERGAFTGAISQKVGRFELVDKGTIFLDEVGDIPLELQSKLLRVLQEQEFERLGSTKTLRVNVRLVAATNRDLKSLVEAKEFRSDLYYRLNVFPITMPALRDRREDIPILVRYFTQRHAVRMHKNIQTIPAKTLDVLSQYDWPGNIRELENLVERSVILTQGTALQVPLGELRLERGSSDAATETLQGTEREHILRILREAKWVIGGPNGAAVKLGLKRTTLGSKLKKLGISRPLG
- a CDS encoding DUF2314 domain-containing protein — its product is MKQLVLLSVALLTLLLSSSAFSQSFTDKAKKDSAVDMSDEDPAMQKAMERARSGLEDFLRKAGSPPPNTDQYSVKVRVSEGDKQEYLWVSNLKGQGDLWSGRIDNLPIIRSVKKGQSYSFAKTEIVDWTYVDRSQKKVVGNFTTCALLTKEPPGVAESIQKQYGLECDR